From a region of the Streptacidiphilus albus JL83 genome:
- a CDS encoding RNA polymerase sigma factor SigF encodes MISRTVIPPTVLLTEAAPADAAAADGGDPVVERDGLDTRTLSRSLFQRFATLTPECRDYTYVRDTLIELNLPLVRYAAARFRSRNEPMEDIIQVGTIGLIKAIDRFDNERGVEFPTFAMPTIIGEIKRFFRDTSWSVRVPRRLQELRLSLTRAGDELSQKLDRSPTVAELAACLGVSEEDVVEGLAVGNAYTASSLDTAPTDEDGDGPLAERLGYEDAAMEGVEYRESLKPLLARLPARERRIIMLRFFGNMTQSQIGDEIGISQMHVSRLLTRTLATLREGLISEA; translated from the coding sequence GTGATCTCACGCACCGTCATCCCGCCGACGGTGCTGCTGACGGAGGCCGCCCCGGCGGACGCCGCGGCGGCCGACGGCGGCGACCCGGTCGTCGAGAGGGACGGGCTCGACACCCGCACCCTCTCCCGCTCGCTGTTCCAGCGCTTCGCCACGCTGACGCCCGAGTGCCGCGACTACACCTACGTCCGCGACACCCTGATCGAACTCAACCTCCCGCTCGTGCGCTACGCCGCGGCCCGGTTCCGCAGCCGCAACGAGCCGATGGAGGACATCATCCAGGTCGGCACCATCGGTCTGATCAAGGCCATCGACCGCTTCGACAACGAGCGCGGCGTCGAGTTCCCGACCTTCGCCATGCCCACCATCATCGGCGAGATCAAGCGCTTCTTCCGCGACACCAGCTGGTCCGTCCGCGTCCCCCGGCGGCTGCAGGAGCTGCGGCTCTCGCTCACCCGGGCCGGCGACGAGCTCTCGCAGAAGCTGGACCGCTCGCCCACCGTCGCCGAGTTGGCCGCCTGCCTGGGCGTCAGCGAGGAGGACGTGGTGGAGGGCCTCGCCGTCGGCAACGCCTACACCGCCAGCTCGCTGGACACCGCCCCGACCGACGAGGACGGCGACGGACCGCTGGCCGAGCGCCTCGGCTACGAGGACGCCGCCATGGAGGGCGTGGAGTACCGGGAGTCGCTGAAGCCGCTGCTGGCCCGGCTGCCCGCCCGGGAGCGGCGGATCATCATGCTGCGCTTCTTCGGCAACATGACCCAGTCGCAGATCGGCGACGAGATCGGCATCTCGCAGATGCACGTCTCCCGGCTGCTCACCCGCACCCTGGCCACGCTCCGCGAGGGCCTGATCTCGGAGGCCTGA
- a CDS encoding tyrosine-protein phosphatase has product MSEPQTIHPQAPVPARSLGLNTAANARDLGGYRTAEGRTVRSGVALRAEALVRLDDADLETLTAIGVRQVVDLRGLNEVQENGSDRLPGLDPVDIATVELTDGVAVVEGDAIRLLHLPVYSPDHDIYVELREVLGSQDAAAQRALLGDGGGERIMTEMYRWFVTDPVIRTRFAETVRLLADQAGTPVLFHCTAGKDRTGWVAAIVLTALGVDRDTVYADYLLTNERSAAVVERIMESFTRHKVLEDPSLILPVLRADAAYLDAAFAAVAEGWTDFESFLTDGLDLDAAELAALRANLLTD; this is encoded by the coding sequence GTGAGCGAGCCGCAGACGATCCACCCGCAGGCACCCGTCCCGGCCCGCAGCCTGGGCCTGAACACCGCCGCCAACGCCCGTGACCTCGGCGGCTACCGCACCGCCGAGGGGCGGACCGTGCGCAGCGGGGTCGCCCTCAGGGCCGAGGCACTGGTCCGGCTCGACGACGCCGACCTGGAGACGCTGACCGCGATCGGCGTCCGCCAGGTCGTCGACCTGCGCGGCCTCAACGAGGTCCAGGAGAACGGCAGCGACCGGCTGCCGGGGCTGGACCCGGTCGACATCGCCACGGTGGAGCTGACCGACGGCGTCGCCGTGGTCGAGGGCGACGCGATCCGGCTGCTGCACCTGCCGGTGTACTCGCCCGACCACGACATCTACGTCGAGCTGCGGGAGGTCCTCGGCAGCCAGGACGCGGCGGCGCAGCGCGCGCTGCTCGGCGACGGCGGGGGCGAGCGGATCATGACGGAGATGTACCGCTGGTTCGTGACCGACCCGGTGATCCGTACGCGCTTCGCGGAGACGGTTCGGCTGCTGGCCGACCAGGCGGGCACGCCGGTGCTGTTCCACTGCACGGCCGGCAAGGACCGGACCGGCTGGGTGGCGGCGATCGTGCTGACGGCGCTCGGAGTGGACCGGGACACGGTCTACGCGGACTACCTGCTCACCAACGAGCGCTCGGCGGCGGTGGTGGAGCGGATCATGGAGTCCTTCACCCGGCACAAGGTACTGGAGGACCCCTCGCTGATCCTCCCGGTGCTCCGGGCCGACGCGGCCTACCTGGACGCCGCCTTCGCGGCCGTGGCGGAGGGGTGGACGGACTTCGAGAGCTTCCTCACCGACGGGCTCGACCTGGATGCGGCCGAGCTGGCCGCGCTCCGAGCCAACCTGCTGACGGACTGA
- a CDS encoding RNA polymerase sigma factor SigF, protein MVDWGTRCASWELARGGVSVQTQGSAKDEGDAPAAAVPVDQSRVDVRTLTRVLFERLAELPPGAPERERVRAALIEVNLPLVRYAAARFRGRSEPMEDVVQVGTIGLINAIDRFDPTRGVQFPTYALPTILGEIKRYFRDNVRTMHVPRRLQELWVQVSAAMEDLTVAHGRMPKIPEIAANLRIPEEDVRACLDAGRAYNATSLEAAQEHDGGLALLDRLGYEDATLTHVEHRDMVRHLLVQLPERERQIVMLRFFGNLTQSQISTELGMSQMHVSRLLARIFTRLRNSNSWEH, encoded by the coding sequence ATGGTGGACTGGGGCACGCGTTGCGCCTCTTGGGAGCTCGCGAGGGGCGGCGTGTCGGTGCAGACACAGGGGAGCGCGAAGGACGAGGGTGACGCACCCGCGGCCGCCGTCCCCGTGGACCAGTCACGGGTGGATGTGCGCACCCTCACTCGGGTCCTGTTCGAACGGCTGGCCGAGCTGCCGCCCGGGGCCCCCGAGCGCGAGCGGGTCAGGGCCGCACTGATCGAGGTCAACCTGCCGCTGGTCCGCTACGCCGCCGCCCGCTTCCGGGGCCGCAGCGAGCCGATGGAGGACGTGGTCCAGGTCGGCACCATCGGGCTGATCAACGCGATCGACCGGTTCGACCCGACCCGCGGCGTCCAGTTCCCCACCTACGCCCTGCCGACCATCCTCGGCGAGATCAAGCGGTACTTCCGCGACAACGTCCGCACCATGCACGTGCCGCGCCGGCTCCAGGAGCTGTGGGTCCAGGTCAGCGCCGCGATGGAGGACCTGACGGTCGCCCACGGCCGGATGCCCAAGATTCCGGAGATCGCCGCCAACCTGCGGATCCCGGAGGAGGACGTCCGGGCCTGCCTGGACGCCGGACGGGCCTACAACGCCACCTCGCTGGAGGCGGCACAGGAGCACGACGGCGGGCTCGCCCTGCTCGACCGCCTCGGCTACGAGGACGCGACCCTCACCCATGTGGAGCATCGGGACATGGTCCGGCACCTGCTGGTCCAGCTGCCCGAGCGGGAGCGGCAGATCGTGATGCTGCGCTTCTTCGGCAATCTGACGCAGTCGCAGATCAGCACCGAGCTCGGAATGTCGCAAATGCACGTATCCCGGCTGCTGGCAAGGATCTTCACGCGGTTGCGCAACAGCAACTCCTGGGAACACTAG
- a CDS encoding Dabb family protein, whose translation MIRHLVLFKLNEGVTRDDPRVVEGAEVFAELGTKIIELREWECGWNVTDRDIAYDFAINSLVDDAAALQAYLVHPAHQAGVSLWKAFATWVIADIEV comes from the coding sequence ATGATCCGCCACCTGGTCCTTTTCAAGCTCAACGAGGGCGTCACCAGGGACGACCCGCGAGTCGTCGAAGGCGCCGAGGTCTTCGCCGAGCTGGGCACGAAGATCATCGAACTGCGCGAATGGGAGTGCGGGTGGAACGTCACCGACCGTGACATCGCCTACGACTTCGCGATCAACAGCCTCGTCGACGACGCCGCCGCGCTCCAGGCGTACCTGGTCCACCCCGCGCACCAGGCCGGCGTCTCCCTGTGGAAGGCCTTCGCGACCTGGGTGATCGCGGACATCGAGGTCTGA